A single genomic interval of Agromyces cerinus harbors:
- a CDS encoding ABC transporter permease, whose protein sequence is MSSITQTTPAPASVRQYRDYDQPLWKRVLLTREMAIIALLIVVVIVASMTVRGFGQPITLTYLILDVTPILLIALPMTLIMITGEIDLSVASIVGLSSVITGVLTHGGMPFEIAALIALLVGGVGGAINGFLVTVVGLPSLAVTIGTLALFRGLAVGLLGTTAVTDFPEFWTDLAKAKLGATGIPLVIIPFLVLLAIFAVVLHFTPFGRGIYAIGLSKETAAFSGVDVGRTKFILFVLAGLVSALAGIYYTLRFGSARGDNATGMELQVIAAVVLGGVSVFGGRGALHGVIAGVLLIGVLASALRLANVTSDVINIITGALLVISVVSSSFLAWLRTRRQAPGGKPRVEVSTAG, encoded by the coding sequence CGGCATCCGTGCGGCAATACCGCGACTACGACCAGCCGCTGTGGAAGCGCGTGCTGCTGACCCGCGAGATGGCCATCATCGCGCTGCTCATCGTCGTCGTGATCGTCGCGTCGATGACGGTGCGCGGCTTCGGCCAGCCGATCACGCTGACCTACCTGATCCTCGACGTCACGCCGATCCTCCTCATCGCCCTGCCGATGACCCTCATCATGATCACCGGCGAGATCGACCTGTCGGTGGCGAGCATCGTCGGCCTCTCGAGCGTGATCACCGGTGTGCTCACCCACGGCGGCATGCCGTTCGAGATCGCGGCGCTCATCGCCCTCCTCGTCGGCGGCGTCGGCGGTGCGATCAACGGGTTCCTCGTCACGGTCGTCGGCCTGCCGTCGCTCGCCGTCACGATCGGCACGCTCGCGCTGTTCCGCGGTCTCGCGGTCGGACTCCTCGGCACCACCGCGGTCACCGACTTCCCCGAGTTCTGGACCGACCTCGCCAAGGCGAAGCTCGGGGCCACCGGCATCCCGCTCGTGATCATCCCGTTCCTCGTGCTGCTCGCGATCTTCGCGGTGGTGCTGCACTTCACCCCGTTCGGTCGCGGCATCTACGCGATCGGCCTCTCGAAGGAGACCGCCGCCTTCTCGGGCGTCGACGTGGGTCGCACGAAGTTCATCCTGTTCGTGCTCGCGGGCCTCGTCTCGGCGCTCGCCGGTATCTACTACACGCTGCGCTTCGGCAGCGCCCGCGGCGACAACGCGACCGGCATGGAACTGCAGGTCATCGCCGCCGTCGTGCTCGGCGGGGTCAGCGTGTTCGGCGGCCGCGGCGCGCTGCACGGCGTCATCGCCGGCGTGCTGCTCATCGGGGTGCTCGCGAGCGCGCTGCGCCTCGCCAACGTCACCTCCGACGTCATCAACATCATCACCGGGGCACTGCTCGTGATCTCGGTGGTGTCCTCGAGCTTCCTCGCCTGGCTGCGAACGCGGCGCCAGGCCCCGGGAGGGAAACCGCGCGTCGAGGTCTCCACAGCAGGGTAA
- the rhaS gene encoding rhamnose ABC transporter substrate-binding protein has translation MLFHKKTRAAALAALAVSVALVATGCAAGDSGSGSDGGEGDGGNLSITFLPKNLGNPYFDTSNAGGEEAIEEFGGTFAEVGPAEATPDGQVSYINTLTQQGVGAIAVSANDPKAICDALNEARDAGVKVVTFDSDTNADCRDLFVNQADSEGIAKVQVDLIAEQIGDAGEIAVLSASANATNQNAWIDLMKEELAANHPDIELVEVVYGDDDDQTSFDKTAALLQTHPNLKGIVSPTTVGIAAAARYLQTSEYQGKVALTGLGTPNQMREYVEDGTVTAFALWNPADLGYLAAFASKALIEGDITGAEGDTFDAGKLGEYTVGADGVVLLGDPYVFDAENIGDFDF, from the coding sequence ATGTTGTTTCACAAGAAGACCCGGGCAGCAGCCCTCGCCGCGCTCGCGGTGAGCGTCGCCCTCGTCGCGACCGGCTGCGCAGCCGGCGACTCCGGCTCCGGCTCCGACGGCGGGGAGGGCGACGGCGGCAACCTGTCGATCACCTTCCTGCCGAAGAACCTCGGTAACCCCTACTTCGACACGTCGAACGCGGGTGGCGAGGAGGCCATCGAGGAATTCGGCGGCACCTTCGCCGAGGTCGGTCCCGCCGAGGCCACGCCCGACGGCCAGGTCAGCTACATCAACACCCTCACCCAGCAGGGCGTCGGCGCGATCGCGGTCTCCGCGAACGACCCCAAGGCGATCTGCGACGCCCTCAACGAGGCGCGCGACGCCGGCGTCAAGGTCGTCACGTTCGACTCCGACACCAACGCCGACTGCCGCGACCTGTTCGTGAACCAGGCCGACTCCGAGGGCATCGCCAAGGTGCAGGTCGACCTCATCGCCGAGCAGATCGGTGATGCGGGCGAGATCGCCGTGCTGTCGGCCTCGGCCAACGCCACGAACCAGAACGCCTGGATCGACCTGATGAAGGAGGAGCTCGCTGCGAACCACCCCGACATCGAGCTCGTCGAGGTCGTCTACGGCGACGACGACGACCAGACGTCGTTCGACAAGACCGCGGCGCTGCTGCAGACCCACCCGAACCTCAAGGGCATCGTCTCGCCGACCACCGTCGGCATCGCGGCCGCTGCTCGCTACCTCCAGACCTCGGAGTACCAGGGCAAGGTCGCACTGACCGGCCTCGGCACCCCGAACCAGATGCGCGAGTACGTCGAGGACGGCACCGTCACGGCGTTCGCGCTGTGGAACCCGGCCGACCTCGGCTACCTGGCCGCGTTCGCATCGAAGGCGCTCATCGAGGGCGACATCACGGGCGCCGAGGGTGACACCTTCGACGCGGGCAAGCTCGGCGAGTACACCGTCGGCGCCGACGGCGTCGTGCTCCTCGGCGACCCCTACGTGTTCGACGCGGAGAACATCGGCGACTTCGACTTCTAG
- a CDS encoding L-rhamnose mutarotase: MSEADTTQRVCFQLQVDPARLDEYRSRHKAVWPDMLRAIEASGRRNYSLFLRADGLLIGYYETDDDAASQAALELDPRTAAWEADMGGFFISLGGRPDQSAPRLPEVFHLEDQLAALDSEHSATHD; this comes from the coding sequence ATGAGCGAGGCGGACACCACGCAGCGCGTCTGCTTCCAACTGCAGGTCGACCCCGCCCGCCTCGACGAGTACCGCAGCCGCCACAAGGCCGTCTGGCCCGACATGCTGCGCGCCATCGAGGCATCCGGTCGTCGCAACTACTCGCTCTTCCTGCGGGCCGACGGCCTGCTCATCGGCTACTACGAGACCGATGACGACGCCGCATCGCAGGCGGCCCTCGAACTCGACCCGCGCACCGCAGCGTGGGAGGCCGACATGGGCGGGTTCTTCATCTCCCTCGGCGGACGCCCCGACCAGTCCGCCCCACGACTTCCCGAGGTGTTCCACCTCGAAGACCAACTCGCCGCGCTCGACTCCGAGCACTCCGCGACGCACGACTGA